The Halictus rubicundus isolate RS-2024b chromosome 3, iyHalRubi1_principal, whole genome shotgun sequence genome includes a region encoding these proteins:
- the Rha gene encoding rha isoform X2 — protein sequence MEELTSSDVRIVLNIKEGRGFEQILLPTSVTATLNGHLLETEAIEPSPNPQYDHDLVWEVDKSRLRKMRSGQVPLKLECFTVKGNDSKEKLGYILLSLRSAQMFSKNEDIDVRTNWHKLLGLKSNLKADKPELLLGLSIHDQDSALLNCHVENYSEIDCHRNPAGDFEKYTTEVQMFNFPNGCNMLDKQSMSYEHIRNQPIKPMFSQSLDKLPCHCRLNGCSKSIEAYHCYCLNILLTAIKSMSSKLTVPNIEIRFHHPKTEVTSTYRPKIPLVLGEKTKLQDAGCKLHFISATDEIKHLLLSFPPKISIYKIDENSKICISQCAIDVKQLFHQSKFECQCDTPLYDTEQNIVGNLDITMTLEDHGPYYRLKKKTPSENLGPPILDDSLAYKIVDELETWKERQKEIFKVELKRKEDRHLNLLSQEWQKHRESLEAKLACSVEQCKMLANSLNNATEDLRTRRLKSLEKEARLIKANEELHWSYEAKLRELRESYHAMQEDHMLKITALEKKKTILETQVDQLSTDNGRMQLLLTKQAEELDTYQKGSLTQDQTATLLQELKALEEKLQATQESKMLFKEKYAAAVREMHRMKKEYQQTIKVQIKNSKEELESIDLEDILQADSTALTDDRTILNEIQKEIDVIKQKPSFLEKDPYCQVFTPPTVGSKTIQSESKHILKRSDENDERLQALIEERNSLLKTGSYTHEDVVIMKLNNEIRSLMMK from the exons ATGGAAGAGTTGACGAGTTCTGACGTGAGAATCGTATTGAATATAAAAGAAG GTAGAGGATTTGAGCAAATTTTACTGCCAACATCAGTGACAGCAACTTTAAATGGACATTTGTTAGAGACCGAAGCAATTGAACCAAGTCCTAATCCGCAATATGATCACGATTTGGTTTGGGAAGTAGACAAGAGTAGACTACGGAA gaTGAGATCGGGACAAGTCCCATTGAAATTAGAATGTTTTACTGTTAAGGGCAACGACAGTAAAGAGAAATTGGGGTACATTTTGCTTAGTCTAAGATCTGCACAAATGTTTTCTAAAAATGAAGATATTGATGTGAGAACTAATTGGCATAAACTGCTAGGACTGAAAAGTAATTTGAAAGCAGATAAACCAGAGTTACTTCTTGGTTTAAGTATTCATGATCAAGACTCTGCACTGTTAAACTGTCACGTAGAG AAttatagtgaaatagattgccATAGAAATCCTGCTGGTGATTTTGAAAAGTACACTACTGAAGTACAAATGTTCAATTTTCCAAATGGATGCAACATGCTGGATAAGCAGTCTATGAGCTATGAACATATAAGAAATCAACCAATTAAACCAATGTTTTCCCAATCACTTGACAAGCTGCCATGTCATTGTAGACTCAATGGTTGCTCCAAAAGTATAGAAGCATATCATTGTTATtgcttaaatattttattgacagCAATTAAATCAATGTCTTCGAAATTAACTGTACCAAATATTGAAATTCG ATTTCATCATCCAAAGACTGAGGTCACATCTACTTATCGTCCAAAAATACCACTTGTATTAGGAGAAAAAACGAAGTTGCAGGATGCAGGATGTAAATTGCATTTTATATCAGCGACAGACGAAATCAAACATTTATTGCTAtcttttccacctaaaattagTATATACAAAATAGATGAGAATTCTAAAATTTGTATATCTCAATGTGCAATCGATGTGAAACAACTGTTTCATCAAAGCAAG TTTGAGTGTCAGTGTGATACACCATTGTACGACACTGAACAGAACATTGTTGGGAACTTAGATATCACGATGACTTTAGAGGATCATGGTCCATATTATAGACTTAAAAAGAAAACACCTA GTGAAAATTTAGGACCACCAATTTTAGACGATAGTTTAGCATATAAAATAGTTGACGAGTTGGAAACGTGGAAAGAACGACAAAAGGAGATATTTAAAGTCGAG TTgaaaaggaaagaggatcgtCATTTGAATTTGTTAAGTCAAGAATGGCAAAAGCATAGAGAAAGTTTAGAAGCGAAGCTTGCGTGCAGCGTCGAACAATGTAAAATGTTAGCGAATAGTCTAAACAACGCTACGGAAGACCTACGAACACGGAGATTAAAGAGTCTCGAAAAGGAAGCTAGATTAATTAAAGCAAATGAAGAACTGCACTGGTCATACGAAGCGAAATTGCGAGAGCTCAGAGAATCGTACCATGCGATGCAGGAAGACCATATGTTGAAG ATCACTGCACTTGAGAAAAAGAAGACCATCCTAGAAACGCAAGTTGACCAATTGAGTACAGACAATGGAAGGATGCAGTTGCTTCTTACGAAACAGGCGGAAGAGTTAGACACTTATCAGAAAGGGTCCTTAACGCAGGATCAAACAGCAACATTGCTGCAAGAATTAAAGGCGCTTGAGGAGAAGTTGCAAGCCACGCAAGAGAGTAAAATGCTTTTTAAAGAAAAGTACGCAGCGGCAGTTCGGGAAATGCACAGAATGAAAAAGGAGTATCAGCAAACAATAAaggttcaaataaaaaatagtaaAGAAGAATTGGAAAGTATAGA tTTAGAGGATATATTGCAAGCGGACTCTACCGCTTTGACCGACGATCGAACTATATTGAATGAAATTCAAAAGGAGATCGACGTGATCAAACAAAAGCCATCCTTTTTAGAAAAAGATCCTTATTGCCAGGTTTTCACACCGCCTACCGTAGGTTCAAAAACAATCCAAAGTGAAAGCAAACATATTTTAAAAAGATCAGATGAGAACGACGAACGATTACAAGCCCTGATAGAAGAACGTAATTCTCTTTTAAAGACTGGTAGCTACACACACGAAGACGTAGTTATTATGAAATTAAATAATGAGATAAGGTCCTTAATGATGAAGTGA
- the Rha gene encoding rha isoform X1 → MNITAISAANIDLLLPTKYYSDLKNNLHFWCKILENDVYFNQSKKEYGELWALNEKIVIRIRTSLKVLRSYLQVKPLLIIYLKYKSNVIAESEVNMQPLAPTDNIEEFLKTSENNSSILNYRCHLHKKDQTDNDEIEYNNSYLDVQLKLQYIGGKTEVIMNSPSTILSETGPINPVREQRNDLRQINYSEIDCHRNPAGDFEKYTTEVQMFNFPNGCNMLDKQSMSYEHIRNQPIKPMFSQSLDKLPCHCRLNGCSKSIEAYHCYCLNILLTAIKSMSSKLTVPNIEIRFHHPKTEVTSTYRPKIPLVLGEKTKLQDAGCKLHFISATDEIKHLLLSFPPKISIYKIDENSKICISQCAIDVKQLFHQSKFECQCDTPLYDTEQNIVGNLDITMTLEDHGPYYRLKKKTPSENLGPPILDDSLAYKIVDELETWKERQKEIFKVELKRKEDRHLNLLSQEWQKHRESLEAKLACSVEQCKMLANSLNNATEDLRTRRLKSLEKEARLIKANEELHWSYEAKLRELRESYHAMQEDHMLKITALEKKKTILETQVDQLSTDNGRMQLLLTKQAEELDTYQKGSLTQDQTATLLQELKALEEKLQATQESKMLFKEKYAAAVREMHRMKKEYQQTIKVQIKNSKEELESIDLEDILQADSTALTDDRTILNEIQKEIDVIKQKPSFLEKDPYCQVFTPPTVGSKTIQSESKHILKRSDENDERLQALIEERNSLLKTGSYTHEDVVIMKLNNEIRSLMMK, encoded by the exons ATGAACATCACAGCCATATCTGCAGCAAACATAGATTTATTATTACCAACCAAATATTACTCAGACTTAAAAAACAATTTACACTTTTGGTGCAAAATATTAGAGAATGACGTGTATTTTAATCAGTCCAAAAAAGAATATGGAGAGCTTTGGGCACtgaatgaaaaaattgtaataagGATAAGAACCTCTCTAAAAGTTTTGAGATCATATTTACAAGTAAAACCACTTTTGATTATCTATTTGAAGTATAAAAGTAATGTAATAGCTGAATCAGAAGTTAATATGCAACCATTAGCTCCTACTGACAATATTGAGGAGTTTCTTAAAACTTCTGAGAACAATAGTAGTATTTTAAATTATCGCTGTCATCTGCATAAAAAGGATCAGACTGACAACGATgaaatagaatataataattCGTATCTTGATGTGCAGTTAAAATTACAATATATAGGAGGTAAGACAGAGGTAATAATGAATTCCCCGAGCACAATATTAAGTGAGACAGGCCCCATTAATCCTGTTAGAGAACAAAGAAATGATTTAAGGCAAATA AAttatagtgaaatagattgccATAGAAATCCTGCTGGTGATTTTGAAAAGTACACTACTGAAGTACAAATGTTCAATTTTCCAAATGGATGCAACATGCTGGATAAGCAGTCTATGAGCTATGAACATATAAGAAATCAACCAATTAAACCAATGTTTTCCCAATCACTTGACAAGCTGCCATGTCATTGTAGACTCAATGGTTGCTCCAAAAGTATAGAAGCATATCATTGTTATtgcttaaatattttattgacagCAATTAAATCAATGTCTTCGAAATTAACTGTACCAAATATTGAAATTCG ATTTCATCATCCAAAGACTGAGGTCACATCTACTTATCGTCCAAAAATACCACTTGTATTAGGAGAAAAAACGAAGTTGCAGGATGCAGGATGTAAATTGCATTTTATATCAGCGACAGACGAAATCAAACATTTATTGCTAtcttttccacctaaaattagTATATACAAAATAGATGAGAATTCTAAAATTTGTATATCTCAATGTGCAATCGATGTGAAACAACTGTTTCATCAAAGCAAG TTTGAGTGTCAGTGTGATACACCATTGTACGACACTGAACAGAACATTGTTGGGAACTTAGATATCACGATGACTTTAGAGGATCATGGTCCATATTATAGACTTAAAAAGAAAACACCTA GTGAAAATTTAGGACCACCAATTTTAGACGATAGTTTAGCATATAAAATAGTTGACGAGTTGGAAACGTGGAAAGAACGACAAAAGGAGATATTTAAAGTCGAG TTgaaaaggaaagaggatcgtCATTTGAATTTGTTAAGTCAAGAATGGCAAAAGCATAGAGAAAGTTTAGAAGCGAAGCTTGCGTGCAGCGTCGAACAATGTAAAATGTTAGCGAATAGTCTAAACAACGCTACGGAAGACCTACGAACACGGAGATTAAAGAGTCTCGAAAAGGAAGCTAGATTAATTAAAGCAAATGAAGAACTGCACTGGTCATACGAAGCGAAATTGCGAGAGCTCAGAGAATCGTACCATGCGATGCAGGAAGACCATATGTTGAAG ATCACTGCACTTGAGAAAAAGAAGACCATCCTAGAAACGCAAGTTGACCAATTGAGTACAGACAATGGAAGGATGCAGTTGCTTCTTACGAAACAGGCGGAAGAGTTAGACACTTATCAGAAAGGGTCCTTAACGCAGGATCAAACAGCAACATTGCTGCAAGAATTAAAGGCGCTTGAGGAGAAGTTGCAAGCCACGCAAGAGAGTAAAATGCTTTTTAAAGAAAAGTACGCAGCGGCAGTTCGGGAAATGCACAGAATGAAAAAGGAGTATCAGCAAACAATAAaggttcaaataaaaaatagtaaAGAAGAATTGGAAAGTATAGA tTTAGAGGATATATTGCAAGCGGACTCTACCGCTTTGACCGACGATCGAACTATATTGAATGAAATTCAAAAGGAGATCGACGTGATCAAACAAAAGCCATCCTTTTTAGAAAAAGATCCTTATTGCCAGGTTTTCACACCGCCTACCGTAGGTTCAAAAACAATCCAAAGTGAAAGCAAACATATTTTAAAAAGATCAGATGAGAACGACGAACGATTACAAGCCCTGATAGAAGAACGTAATTCTCTTTTAAAGACTGGTAGCTACACACACGAAGACGTAGTTATTATGAAATTAAATAATGAGATAAGGTCCTTAATGATGAAGTGA